The following are encoded in a window of Legionella geestiana genomic DNA:
- a CDS encoding flagellar biosynthetic protein FliR, producing the protein MSESFTWHPGAFWLVCVRLGTVVMLMPLEGLRQLPRRVRLMLTLLLANLLTAFGELQIYVSKRPGLIIATVYECLNGLVLSLAVMLAFAALSIAGKWMDVQTGFDTGALFNPAQSSHDPLLTRLLGLFATSLFFSMDAHLTLIKGLAASFTYLPPGTLVLTHGLDSIATEFSLMAGMALMLAAPVVCGILLFEGWSALLSRSMPHSGLWFLTLPLKILAGLALLAASLDALAPVIMHLFTHALSRWEVLFHG; encoded by the coding sequence ATGAGCGAATCATTTACATGGCATCCGGGCGCGTTCTGGCTCGTATGTGTTCGTCTCGGCACAGTCGTCATGCTGATGCCCCTTGAGGGATTGCGCCAGCTGCCACGGCGCGTACGCCTGATGTTGACGCTTCTGCTTGCCAACCTCCTTACCGCATTTGGCGAGCTTCAGATCTACGTCAGCAAACGCCCGGGGCTCATTATCGCCACTGTGTATGAATGCCTCAATGGCCTTGTGCTGTCGCTCGCTGTCATGTTGGCTTTTGCCGCCCTCAGCATAGCGGGCAAATGGATGGATGTACAAACCGGCTTTGACACAGGCGCGCTTTTTAATCCGGCACAGAGCAGCCACGATCCGCTGCTCACGCGACTCCTTGGTCTGTTCGCAACAAGCCTCTTTTTCAGTATGGACGCGCACCTTACCCTAATAAAAGGACTGGCCGCCTCGTTCACATATCTCCCTCCCGGCACGCTGGTGCTCACGCACGGGCTTGATTCCATCGCCACTGAGTTTTCGCTGATGGCCGGCATGGCACTGATGCTGGCCGCACCGGTAGTCTGTGGCATTCTACTGTTTGAAGGCTGGAGCGCGCTGCTTTCGCGCAGCATGCCGCACTCAGGACTCTGGTTTCTCACGCTCCCATTGAAAATACTGGCAGGGCTTGCACTGCTGGCGGCATCTTTGGACGCACTGGCGCCTGTCATCATGCATCTTTTTACGCACGCTCTCAGCCGATGGGAGGTGCTCTTTCATGGCTGA
- a CDS encoding flagellar biosynthetic protein FliQ gives MGAAPGNGRWNMPDGFAISLTHQMLWQAIQVSTPVILTALLTGIAVSLFQVVTQVQDATVSAVPKLLACVLVLLFGGEWMLRGLMRFAILTISRIPEVAP, from the coding sequence ATGGGAGCGGCACCTGGCAATGGAAGATGGAACATGCCCGATGGCTTTGCAATCTCACTGACGCACCAGATGCTCTGGCAGGCGATACAGGTGAGTACCCCCGTTATACTCACAGCTCTGCTTACAGGCATTGCAGTCTCTCTTTTTCAAGTGGTTACGCAGGTACAGGATGCCACTGTAAGTGCGGTACCGAAGCTGCTCGCCTGTGTACTGGTACTGCTCTTTGGCGGTGAGTGGATGCTGCGTGGCCTGATGCGTTTTGCGATTCTCACCATCAGCCGCATCCCCGAGGTGGCACCATGA
- the greA gene encoding transcription elongation factor GreA, translating to MQTHPMTVAGAQALRTELQHLKTVVRPAIIEAIATARAHGDLKENAEYAAAREQQSFNEGRIQEIEAKLSNAQIIDLSNMVNNGRVVFGATVRLLQVQNDAEISYQIVGEDEADIKLGKISYSSPIGRALIGKEQDDTIIVHTPGGDVEYEILEVEYIAG from the coding sequence ATGCAAACGCATCCAATGACCGTAGCCGGCGCTCAGGCGCTGCGCACTGAATTACAACACCTGAAAACGGTGGTGCGACCGGCGATTATTGAAGCTATCGCTACTGCCCGTGCGCATGGCGATTTGAAAGAAAATGCGGAATATGCCGCCGCCCGTGAGCAGCAGAGTTTTAACGAGGGACGGATTCAGGAAATTGAGGCCAAGCTCTCCAATGCTCAGATTATCGATCTCAGCAACATGGTTAACAACGGTCGTGTTGTTTTTGGCGCGACGGTTCGACTGCTTCAGGTGCAGAATGATGCAGAAATCAGCTACCAGATTGTCGGAGAAGATGAAGCGGATATTAAACTCGGTAAAATCTCCTACAGCTCACCGATTGGTCGGGCACTGATTGGCAAAGAACAAGATGACACCATCATTGTCCATACACCCGGCGGCGATGTCGAGTATGAAATTCTTGAAGTAGAGTATATCGCAGGGTAA
- the carB gene encoding carbamoyl-phosphate synthase large subunit: protein MPKRTDLRSILLLGAGPIVIGQACEFDYSGTQAVRALKEEGYRVILVNSNPATIMTDPELADATYIEPIQWQEVARIIEKERPDALLPTMGGQTALNCALDLVREGVLERFGVEMIGATREAIDRAEDREKFRLLMKGIGLEMPRSAIAHSLEEAFQVQAQLGFPAIIRPSFTMGGSGGGIAYNREEFEEICTRGLDLSPTRELLIDESVLGWKEFEMEVVRDKNDNCIIVCTIENLDPMGVHTGDSITVAPAQTLTDKEYQRMRDAAIRVLRAVGVETGGSNVQFAVNPEDGRMLIVEMNPRVSRSSALASKATGFPIARVAAKLAVGYTLDELANEITGGTIPAAFEPSIDYVVTKIPRFNFDKFPQTPNTLTTQMKSVGEVMAMGSNFQESLQKAIRSLEIGRSGLDPLFDPADDLSLLRGRLHEPTPDRLWYIADAFRLGFDLKTIHEESRIDPWFLAQIEALVRMEQQLAGERLETLDAGRLHALKSRGFSDACLARILGIHETAVREYRLKAGVTPVYKRIDSCAGEFPSETAYLYSTWQSACEARPDTNAKKIMILGGGPNRIGQGIEFDYCCVHAAMALREAGFQTIMVNCNPETVSTDFDTADRLYFEPVTLEDVLAIAAIEKPAGVIVHYGGQTPLKLARALEANGVPIIGTTPDAIDMAEDRERFQQLVQALNLHQPANGTVRSEEEAMALARKIGYPLVVRPSYVLGGRAMEVVHQESDLRHYLHHAVAVSNDSPVLLDKFLGDAIEVDIDAVCDGEDILIGGIMEHIEQAGIHSGDSACTLPPFSLSVVVQQDLGKQLRQMAQKLGVVGLINAQFAIQADDIYVLEVNPRASRTIPFVSKATGIPLAKLGARCMTGERLRDLLPHLQQPMPDFYSVKLPVFPFIKFAGVDSILGPEMKSTGEVMGIASRFGQAFAKAQRGAGSHIARRRRAFVSVRDADKARVGEIAKRLLALGFEIIATSGTARVLQAAGIECTRVFKVAEGRPHVLDYLKNNDIDFIVNTTEGKQAIADSFAIRRNALQHKVSYTTTLSGAEAACLAMKYEDRETVTRLQDLHTR, encoded by the coding sequence ATGCCAAAACGAACCGACCTTCGCTCCATTCTCCTGCTTGGCGCAGGCCCCATTGTCATTGGGCAGGCGTGTGAATTTGATTATTCGGGCACTCAGGCGGTGCGTGCCCTGAAAGAAGAAGGTTACCGCGTCATACTCGTCAACTCCAACCCCGCCACCATCATGACCGACCCGGAGCTTGCGGACGCGACCTATATCGAACCCATCCAGTGGCAGGAAGTCGCGCGCATCATCGAGAAAGAACGCCCCGATGCGCTCTTGCCCACGATGGGCGGGCAGACCGCGCTTAACTGCGCACTTGACCTGGTGCGCGAGGGCGTGCTGGAGCGTTTTGGCGTAGAGATGATAGGAGCCACGCGCGAAGCGATTGACCGCGCCGAAGACCGCGAAAAATTTCGCCTCCTGATGAAAGGCATTGGGCTTGAGATGCCGCGCTCAGCCATTGCACACAGCCTTGAAGAAGCCTTTCAGGTTCAGGCTCAGCTTGGGTTCCCGGCCATTATCCGTCCGTCATTCACCATGGGCGGAAGCGGTGGCGGGATTGCATATAATCGCGAAGAATTTGAAGAAATCTGCACCCGCGGCCTCGACCTCTCCCCCACCCGCGAGCTCTTGATTGATGAATCCGTGCTCGGCTGGAAAGAGTTTGAAATGGAAGTCGTGCGCGATAAAAACGATAACTGCATTATCGTCTGCACCATCGAAAACCTCGACCCCATGGGTGTGCATACCGGCGATTCCATCACCGTTGCTCCCGCTCAGACCCTCACCGACAAAGAATATCAGCGCATGCGCGATGCCGCGATTCGCGTGTTGCGTGCGGTAGGTGTCGAAACCGGTGGCTCCAACGTGCAGTTTGCGGTCAATCCTGAAGACGGTCGCATGCTCATTGTGGAGATGAACCCGCGCGTGTCACGCAGTTCCGCTCTTGCCTCCAAGGCCACCGGTTTTCCCATCGCGCGCGTTGCGGCCAAACTGGCGGTTGGCTACACGCTCGATGAACTGGCCAATGAAATTACCGGCGGCACCATTCCGGCGGCTTTTGAGCCGAGCATTGATTACGTTGTCACGAAAATCCCGCGCTTTAACTTTGACAAGTTTCCGCAGACCCCAAACACCCTCACGACTCAGATGAAGTCGGTGGGCGAGGTCATGGCGATGGGCTCAAATTTTCAGGAATCGCTGCAAAAAGCCATCCGCAGCCTTGAAATCGGGCGCAGCGGACTTGACCCACTTTTTGACCCGGCGGATGACTTAAGCCTGCTGCGCGGGCGGCTGCATGAACCAACACCGGACCGGCTCTGGTATATTGCCGATGCCTTCCGTCTGGGCTTTGACCTAAAAACCATTCACGAGGAATCCCGCATTGACCCGTGGTTCCTCGCACAGATTGAAGCACTGGTGCGCATGGAGCAACAGCTTGCCGGCGAGCGTCTTGAAACACTCGATGCCGGCAGGCTGCATGCACTCAAATCCCGCGGTTTTTCCGATGCGTGCCTCGCGCGGATTCTTGGCATTCACGAGACAGCCGTGCGTGAATATCGCCTGAAGGCGGGAGTCACCCCGGTCTATAAGCGAATCGACTCCTGCGCCGGTGAATTTCCTTCAGAAACCGCCTACCTCTATTCCACCTGGCAAAGCGCCTGTGAAGCGCGCCCGGATACGAATGCCAAAAAAATCATGATTCTCGGCGGCGGCCCCAACCGCATTGGTCAGGGGATTGAATTCGACTACTGCTGCGTCCACGCGGCCATGGCACTGCGCGAAGCAGGTTTTCAGACCATTATGGTTAACTGTAACCCGGAAACCGTTTCCACGGATTTTGACACCGCAGACCGGCTCTACTTTGAACCGGTAACCCTTGAAGATGTTCTCGCTATTGCCGCCATCGAAAAACCGGCGGGCGTCATCGTGCACTATGGCGGCCAGACACCGTTAAAGCTCGCCCGGGCGCTGGAAGCCAATGGCGTGCCGATTATCGGTACCACGCCCGATGCCATCGACATGGCAGAAGACCGTGAGCGTTTTCAGCAGCTGGTTCAGGCGCTTAACCTGCATCAGCCGGCAAACGGCACCGTTCGCAGCGAAGAAGAAGCCATGGCACTTGCCCGTAAGATTGGCTACCCGCTTGTAGTACGCCCTTCTTACGTTCTTGGCGGCCGAGCCATGGAAGTGGTGCATCAGGAATCGGATTTGCGCCATTACCTGCATCACGCCGTAGCGGTGTCCAACGACTCTCCGGTGCTGCTCGACAAATTTCTGGGCGATGCCATTGAGGTGGACATTGATGCCGTGTGTGACGGGGAAGACATTCTCATCGGCGGCATTATGGAACATATCGAGCAGGCCGGTATTCACTCCGGTGATTCCGCCTGCACCCTGCCCCCATTCAGTTTAAGTGTTGTGGTGCAGCAGGATCTTGGGAAGCAGCTGCGTCAGATGGCGCAGAAACTCGGGGTAGTGGGACTTATCAATGCGCAGTTTGCCATCCAGGCGGATGATATTTACGTGCTTGAAGTCAATCCGCGTGCATCGCGCACCATTCCGTTTGTCTCAAAAGCCACTGGCATTCCCCTTGCCAAACTCGGAGCGCGCTGCATGACGGGTGAGCGCCTGCGTGACCTTTTGCCGCATCTGCAGCAACCCATGCCAGACTTTTATTCCGTCAAATTGCCGGTGTTTCCCTTCATTAAATTTGCCGGTGTAGACTCGATTCTTGGGCCGGAAATGAAATCAACCGGTGAAGTCATGGGCATTGCCAGCCGTTTTGGTCAAGCCTTTGCCAAAGCACAGCGCGGAGCGGGGTCGCATATTGCAAGGCGCAGACGGGCGTTTGTGTCGGTACGCGATGCCGATAAGGCGCGCGTTGGTGAGATTGCCAAACGCCTGCTGGCACTTGGTTTTGAAATCATTGCGACTTCAGGAACGGCGCGCGTTCTTCAGGCGGCCGGCATTGAATGCACACGTGTCTTTAAAGTCGCCGAAGGTCGACCGCACGTACTTGATTACCTGAAAAACAATGACATCGACTTTATCGTTAACACAACAGAAGGCAAGCAGGCGATCGCCGACTCATTCGCCATCAGGCGCAATGCATTGCAGCACAAGGTTAGTTATACTACGACTCTCTCGGGTGCTGAGGCAGCCTGCCTTGCCATGAAGTACGAAGACCGCGAGACAGTGACCCGATTACAGGACTTACATACGAGGTAA
- a CDS encoding FMN-binding glutamate synthase family protein — protein sequence MASQTITLTRQDNILLHAIEINEFLVMMVVFCAGVLLLTLYLWDRNQKEHAILRNYPVIGHFRYFFEFLSQFIRQYFAQDREELPFNRADRAWVYRAAKNVDTTIGFGSTRPLQQVGTVYFVNAPFPPLGTEHVSIEPVVIGAGCRHPYISNHLFNISAMSYGSISKPAILALGRGALKAGCWLNTGEGGVAPYHLESGCDLVVQIGTAKYGVRDEKGHLCDERLRELAALENVKMFEVKLSQGAKPGKGGILPGVKVTEEIAEIRGIPPHLDSISPNRHTDISNVDELLDVMHHIRTVTGKPVGCKFVLGSYEWLHTLCQAIHARGLEQAPDFITLDSADGGTGASPQGLMDYVGIPIDESLPKLVDILTLYNLRKRIRVIASGKLITPAEVVWALCAGADFINSARGFMLALGCVQSMKCHNNTCPTGITTHNPRLQRGLVVADKAERVYHYATNMASEVMIICHSCGVDEPRQLRREHARIVRENGYSISLAALFPEQKPLPEYL from the coding sequence ATGGCCTCCCAGACCATCACCCTTACCCGTCAGGATAACATCCTGCTGCATGCCATTGAAATCAACGAATTCCTTGTGATGATGGTTGTTTTTTGTGCGGGCGTTCTGCTGCTGACGCTGTATCTGTGGGACCGAAATCAGAAAGAACACGCCATTCTGCGCAATTATCCGGTTATCGGTCATTTTCGGTATTTTTTTGAATTTTTAAGTCAGTTTATCCGACAATATTTTGCGCAAGACCGTGAAGAACTGCCGTTTAACCGCGCCGACCGCGCCTGGGTCTATCGAGCCGCCAAGAACGTTGATACCACCATCGGCTTTGGTTCCACCCGCCCCCTGCAGCAGGTCGGTACCGTGTATTTTGTGAACGCACCCTTTCCGCCGCTTGGAACCGAGCATGTCAGCATTGAGCCTGTCGTCATTGGTGCCGGATGCAGGCATCCCTACATTTCCAATCATCTCTTTAACATTTCGGCCATGAGTTATGGCTCAATATCAAAGCCCGCGATTCTCGCTCTTGGGCGTGGCGCGCTGAAAGCCGGATGCTGGCTCAATACCGGTGAGGGAGGGGTCGCGCCGTATCATCTGGAATCGGGATGCGACCTTGTGGTACAGATTGGGACGGCCAAATACGGCGTGCGGGATGAAAAGGGGCATCTCTGTGATGAACGGCTGCGTGAGCTCGCCGCCCTTGAAAACGTGAAGATGTTTGAAGTGAAGCTCAGCCAGGGCGCGAAACCCGGCAAGGGGGGCATTCTTCCAGGCGTCAAAGTGACTGAGGAAATTGCCGAGATTCGCGGCATTCCGCCGCATCTTGATTCCATCAGCCCCAATCGTCACACGGATATCAGTAACGTTGACGAACTGCTCGATGTCATGCACCACATCCGCACCGTCACGGGTAAACCTGTGGGCTGCAAGTTCGTACTCGGCAGCTACGAATGGCTGCACACGCTCTGCCAGGCCATTCATGCCCGCGGCCTTGAACAGGCACCTGATTTCATCACCCTTGACAGTGCCGATGGCGGTACCGGAGCTTCTCCGCAGGGACTGATGGATTACGTCGGCATTCCAATTGATGAATCCCTGCCAAAGCTTGTCGACATCCTCACGCTTTATAATCTGCGAAAGCGCATACGTGTGATAGCAAGCGGCAAACTTATCACGCCCGCAGAGGTGGTCTGGGCGCTTTGTGCCGGAGCGGATTTTATTAATTCTGCCCGTGGTTTCATGCTCGCGCTTGGCTGCGTACAGTCGATGAAATGCCACAATAACACCTGTCCCACCGGTATCACCACACACAATCCGCGCCTGCAGCGTGGTCTTGTGGTGGCCGACAAGGCTGAGCGTGTTTATCACTACGCCACTAACATGGCCAGCGAAGTGATGATAATCTGCCACTCCTGCGGGGTGGATGAGCCACGTCAGCTTCGGCGCGAACATGCGCGCATTGTGCGTGAGAACGGTTACTCCATCTCGCTTGCTGCTCTGTTCCCGGAACAAAAACCCCTGCCGGAATATCTTTAA
- a CDS encoding YqgE/AlgH family protein, with the protein MAMNASFANHLLIAMPSMTDPNFRQTVIYVCEHNEQGAVGLIINRPMEYPLSMVFEQLNIESTQEESKAMPLLFGGPVQPERGFVIHRPFGGWRSSLAVADDVTVTTSNDIIRAIAANNGPEDVLVTLGYAGWGEGQLEQEVRDNAWLVCPYSPDLLYKVPFEERWAFAARSIGVQMDRLSSGGGNA; encoded by the coding sequence ATGGCAATGAACGCATCCTTTGCAAACCACCTCCTGATTGCCATGCCCTCAATGACTGACCCGAATTTTCGCCAGACCGTTATTTATGTGTGCGAACATAACGAACAGGGTGCGGTCGGCTTGATTATCAACAGACCAATGGAATATCCGCTCAGCATGGTATTTGAACAGCTTAACATTGAGTCTACGCAAGAGGAAAGTAAGGCCATGCCGCTGCTTTTCGGCGGTCCGGTGCAGCCTGAGCGTGGTTTTGTGATTCACCGCCCCTTTGGAGGCTGGCGCTCAAGCCTTGCCGTGGCCGATGACGTGACAGTCACGACATCCAACGATATTATTCGCGCCATAGCTGCCAATAATGGTCCTGAGGATGTGCTCGTGACCCTCGGTTATGCCGGGTGGGGCGAGGGGCAGCTTGAACAGGAAGTGCGGGATAATGCATGGCTGGTATGCCCCTACAGTCCAGACCTTCTTTACAAGGTGCCTTTTGAAGAACGCTGGGCCTTTGCGGCACGTTCCATTGGCGTACAGATGGACCGCTTATCCTCTGGTGGCGGTAACGCCTGA
- the ruvX gene encoding Holliday junction resolvase RuvX, whose protein sequence is MYIGFDFGFRRIGVAVGQRLTASASPLQVLAAREGVPDWSAVDALVKNWQPLAFVVGLPTCIDGREQYTTSAARHFARELRRRFGKEAHLVDERLTTVEARARLFEEGGYRKIRKTDVDSHAACLILEQWLQHAP, encoded by the coding sequence ATGTATATCGGTTTTGATTTTGGGTTTCGCCGCATCGGAGTGGCGGTGGGGCAGCGGCTTACGGCCAGCGCGTCCCCGTTGCAGGTGCTTGCTGCGCGAGAGGGCGTGCCGGACTGGTCAGCGGTGGATGCGCTGGTAAAAAACTGGCAGCCTTTAGCATTTGTTGTCGGTCTGCCGACCTGCATTGATGGCCGTGAACAATACACAACCTCCGCCGCCCGCCATTTTGCCCGCGAACTGCGCCGCCGTTTTGGTAAAGAAGCCCACCTTGTCGATGAACGCCTGACCACGGTTGAAGCGCGCGCCCGATTGTTTGAAGAGGGCGGTTACCGTAAAATCCGCAAAACTGACGTTGACAGCCATGCCGCATGCCTGATTCTTGAGCAGTGGCTGCAACACGCACCGTGA
- a CDS encoding aspartate carbamoyltransferase catalytic subunit, protein MHHFLDPADCSHDALLGLLERAQRFKSHPADWPRFQNASLATLFWEPSTRTRISFERAAQRLSMPVVNLDVSHSSETKGESLEDTVRTLAAMGIDILVVRHREAGVPAALARAVPAHTHLINAGDGTHAHPSQAMLDFMTIREEKPVFSALKIAIVGNIRHSRVAHSFMQAASILGVGELVLVAPHVWQPTSPVCGRVTDSLMDGLQDADVVIALRVQRERLQAHEHLHLEAYRRDYAITEAHLQAAKPDVIVLHPGPVNRGVEIDDEVADGPRSRILTQVSNGVFMRMAIIDALLSH, encoded by the coding sequence ATGCACCATTTTCTTGACCCCGCCGACTGCAGCCATGATGCGCTGCTGGGCCTTCTTGAGCGCGCACAGCGCTTTAAATCCCATCCCGCAGACTGGCCGAGGTTTCAGAACGCATCGCTCGCAACGCTTTTCTGGGAACCGAGTACCCGCACACGCATAAGCTTTGAGCGTGCGGCGCAGCGTCTTAGCATGCCGGTTGTCAATCTGGACGTGTCGCACTCGTCAGAAACCAAGGGCGAGAGCCTTGAGGACACCGTGCGCACGCTTGCTGCCATGGGGATTGATATCCTTGTCGTGCGTCACCGCGAGGCAGGCGTGCCGGCGGCACTTGCGCGCGCAGTGCCCGCTCACACACACCTCATCAACGCCGGGGATGGCACGCACGCTCATCCCAGTCAGGCGATGCTTGATTTCATGACGATTCGTGAAGAAAAGCCGGTATTTTCGGCGCTTAAAATTGCCATTGTCGGCAATATTCGACACTCTCGGGTGGCGCACTCCTTCATGCAGGCGGCCAGCATCCTCGGTGTTGGCGAGCTGGTACTGGTCGCACCGCACGTCTGGCAGCCAACTTCGCCGGTCTGTGGCCGTGTGACGGATTCTCTCATGGACGGACTTCAGGATGCGGATGTCGTCATTGCCCTTCGCGTGCAGCGCGAGCGTCTGCAGGCGCATGAACACCTGCACCTTGAGGCCTATCGCCGTGATTATGCGATTACAGAGGCGCATTTGCAGGCAGCAAAACCCGATGTGATAGTTTTGCATCCGGGGCCTGTGAATCGCGGTGTAGAAATTGACGATGAGGTCGCCGATGGCCCGCGCTCACGCATCCTGACGCAGGTCAGCAACGGGGTGTTCATGCGCATGGCCATTATTGACGCGCTACTGTCGCACTGA
- a CDS encoding YifB family Mg chelatase-like AAA ATPase encodes MTSHLAFSFTRSIIGMQAKTVSVEVHISPGLPAFTIVGLPETAVRESRDRVRSAIQNSQFEFPWRHITVNLAPADLPKTGSGFDLPIAIGILAASGQIPPGCLGDYEFIGELALSGNLRGVPGILPAVIAAKQDGRHLIIAHENGAEAGLADTGGVSAAGSLREVCAFLCGDAEPAPLPRQAAPAIDEGAPDWSDVKGQQHAKYALEIAAAGGHSVLMSGTPGSGKTMLARRFSTLLPWLDETRALECAAIRSVHGRPLDYSRWREPPFRAPHHTASAVAMVGGGNPPKPGEISLAHHGVLFLDELPEFHKQVLETLREPLESGTVHISRAAATAEFPARFQLVAAMNPCPCGQWGNPNATCVCPPDKITRYFSRLSAPLMDRIDMHLAIQPVKLELLTASKPESVRESPRIREQVEALQRVQFTRQGCLNAALGPAECESVCALDEAGRTFVAQAMERLKLSARSFHRLLKVARTIADKKEEAAVSVSALQQALTFRDNLRPSVRQ; translated from the coding sequence ATGACATCGCACCTTGCGTTCAGTTTCACACGCAGCATTATCGGCATGCAGGCTAAAACCGTTTCGGTAGAAGTGCATATTTCACCCGGCCTGCCCGCTTTTACCATTGTCGGCCTGCCGGAAACGGCGGTGCGCGAAAGCCGCGACCGGGTCAGAAGCGCCATCCAGAACAGTCAATTTGAATTTCCGTGGCGCCATATTACCGTTAATCTGGCACCTGCCGACCTCCCCAAAACCGGCAGCGGTTTTGATCTGCCGATTGCCATCGGCATACTTGCCGCCTCCGGCCAGATACCGCCGGGCTGCCTTGGCGATTATGAATTTATTGGCGAGCTGGCCTTAAGCGGCAACCTTCGAGGAGTGCCTGGTATTCTGCCTGCGGTCATTGCAGCAAAACAGGACGGTCGGCATCTGATTATCGCTCACGAAAATGGCGCGGAAGCGGGGCTTGCGGATACAGGCGGCGTATCAGCCGCGGGTTCCCTGCGCGAAGTATGCGCCTTTTTGTGCGGGGACGCAGAACCTGCCCCTCTGCCCCGACAGGCCGCGCCGGCAATTGACGAAGGCGCGCCTGACTGGTCGGATGTGAAAGGCCAGCAGCACGCCAAATATGCGCTCGAAATTGCCGCAGCCGGTGGACACAGTGTGCTCATGAGCGGCACGCCTGGCAGCGGTAAAACCATGCTGGCACGCCGCTTCAGCACCCTCCTGCCATGGCTTGATGAAACGCGGGCGCTTGAATGCGCGGCCATCCGCTCCGTTCATGGCCGTCCGCTCGATTATTCCCGCTGGCGTGAGCCACCGTTTCGCGCCCCTCACCATACTGCATCGGCCGTTGCCATGGTCGGCGGCGGTAATCCCCCAAAACCTGGCGAGATTTCACTCGCGCACCATGGCGTGCTGTTTCTGGATGAATTGCCGGAATTTCATAAACAGGTGCTGGAAACCCTGCGCGAGCCGCTTGAGTCTGGCACCGTACATATTTCACGTGCCGCGGCCACGGCTGAATTCCCCGCGCGCTTTCAACTGGTAGCGGCGATGAATCCCTGCCCGTGCGGTCAATGGGGCAACCCCAATGCCACCTGCGTATGCCCGCCCGATAAAATCACCCGCTATTTCAGCAGGCTCTCAGCACCTCTGATGGATCGCATCGACATGCATCTGGCCATTCAACCGGTCAAGCTGGAACTCCTGACGGCATCAAAGCCCGAGAGCGTGCGGGAAAGCCCGCGTATTCGAGAGCAGGTCGAAGCGTTGCAGAGGGTGCAGTTTACGCGCCAGGGATGCCTCAACGCGGCCCTGGGGCCTGCTGAATGTGAAAGCGTGTGCGCACTCGATGAGGCCGGGCGAACGTTTGTGGCGCAGGCGATGGAGCGCTTAAAGCTCTCTGCACGCAGTTTTCACCGCCTGCTGAAGGTGGCGCGTACGATTGCCGATAAAAAGGAAGAAGCGGCGGTTTCCGTATCCGCCCTTCAGCAGGCGCTGACCTTTCGTGACAATCTGCGCCCCTCAGTGCGACAGTAG
- a CDS encoding accessory factor UbiK family protein: MTKALPLDEITQKLFAILPASVQNLESGLQQQFREILQAAFAHFDLVTREEFDVQTRVLAKTREKVEQLQAQVEALEQEK; encoded by the coding sequence ATGACCAAAGCGCTTCCCCTTGACGAAATCACGCAAAAACTCTTCGCCATCCTGCCTGCGAGTGTACAGAATCTTGAATCCGGGCTTCAACAGCAGTTTCGCGAAATTTTGCAGGCCGCATTTGCACATTTCGACCTCGTAACCCGAGAAGAATTTGACGTGCAAACCCGCGTACTTGCTAAAACCCGTGAAAAAGTGGAACAATTGCAGGCCCAGGTCGAGGCGCTTGAACAGGAAAAGTAA
- a CDS encoding P-II family nitrogen regulator: protein MKMLVAIIKPFRLDAVSEALMDIGVPGITVSETRGFGRQKGHTELYRGAEYVVDFLPKIRIELALPDALVERAVDAICRAANTGKIGDGKIFIYPLEQVVRVRTGEAGEDAL, encoded by the coding sequence ATGAAAATGTTGGTGGCGATTATCAAGCCGTTTCGGCTGGATGCAGTGAGTGAAGCCTTAATGGATATCGGCGTGCCGGGCATTACAGTGTCTGAGACCCGCGGCTTTGGACGACAGAAGGGGCATACGGAGCTCTATCGCGGCGCAGAGTACGTGGTTGATTTTCTTCCGAAAATCCGCATTGAACTGGCCTTGCCGGATGCACTGGTTGAGCGCGCGGTCGATGCCATCTGCCGCGCCGCCAATACCGGAAAAATTGGCGACGGCAAGATTTTTATCTATCCACTGGAGCAGGTGGTCAGGGTGAGAACCGGCGAAGCGGGCGAAGACGCGCTCTAA